In a single window of the Kwoniella shandongensis chromosome 5, complete sequence genome:
- a CDS encoding mitochondrial distribution and morphology protein 10: protein MIGFSTFILRDYYAAIGWNEDNLYSSITRSSSALLDFQIPQSLILQLANSPTPIFFTSYALDALPQLNGSISYITTSEPLEEIGPSRTIAFRDVVERFRVFPPPKRPVGKDEVWLGGRRVEGRDYLFYSRLHLPSLHLSGLATTRLTPTLQAHLAFLSQPAPPSPTRPTSPHSPPSHSRQPSEPSTPAPSPPTPGNILLSLQHDTGRYSGEYTYSAQDGMFGLRGLYNFGWQGGEEQRRAIAVAESKEREIQEGKRIDEEEMMEGGLRGRFSAGGEVYFSAKQRSFGISTGLRFTTIPPTLPLSPNSPPPSPPTTLTLLYNPLIGFLSSAYSAQVSPTVALSTRFGVNVYSYESDLSIGGEWWIGRRRGKRDSSNDSTPTVQSSLPPFQEDAEMEERRKELEERRKALSGTSLREDEKAERELDSPIPLVTSATESAVSSRDVKMSSQPSSGMEEDRDGVLKARLTGNWSIALLYEARIRKVLVSVGIISDLASRQRPIRSVGLEVQYFS from the exons ATGATAGGATTCTCCACGTTT ATCCTGCGCGACTACTACGCCGCGATAGGATGGAACGAGGATAACTTGTACAGCTCAATCACGAGGTcatcaagtg CGCTTTT AGACTTCCAAATACCCCAATCACTCATACTCCAACTGGCCAACTCTCCCACTCCTATATTCTTCACTTCGTATGCGCTTGATGCGCTACCGCAGCTAAACGGGTCCATCTCGTATATCACCACTTCAGAGCCGTTGGAAGAG ATCGGCCCCTCTCGCACAATTGCCTTCCGGGATGTGGTCGAACGGTTTCGAGTGTTTCCACCGCCAAAGCGACCGGTCGGAAAGGACGAGGTGTGGCTTGGAGGAAGACGAGTAGAGGGCAGAG ACTACCTATTCTACTCTCGActccatctcccctccctccacctttcagGACTGGCCACAACTCGTCTCACGCCGACTCTCCAGGCGCACCTTGCCTTCCTATCTCAACCAGCTCCACCGTCCCCTACTCGTCCGACTTCACcacactctcctccctcccactcTCGACAACCTTCTGAACCATCTACACCTGCTCCCTCACCGCCGACACCGGGCaacatccttctttccttaCAACATGATACCGGTCGATATTCCGGCGAATATACATACTCTGCTCAAGATGGGATGTTTGGATTGAGAGGATTGTATAATTTCGGATGGCAAGGTGGtgaagagcagagaagagCTATTGCCGTTGCTGAGAGcaaagagagggagatacAAGAGGGCAAGAGGattgatgaagaggagatgatggagggtGGTCTGAGGGGGAGGTTCTCAGCAGGTGGAGAGGTTTACTTTTCAGCGAAGCAGAGAAGTTTCGGTA TCTCTACCGGTCTTCGATTCACCACCATCCCGCCAACTCTTCCCCTATCACCCAACTCTCCGCCGCCATCCCCACCCACAACTCTCACCCTGCTGTACAACCCTCTTATTGgtttcctctcctctgcctATTCTGCCCAGGTTTCACCGACAGTTGCCCTTTCCACTCGTTTCGGCGTTAATGTCTACTCGTACGAATCTGACCTCAGCATAGGCGGAGAATGGTGGATCGGCCGACGACGCGGAAAGCGAGATAGTAGCAACGATAGTACACCTACTGTGCAATCATCTCTCCCGCCCTTCCAGGAAGAtgcggagatggaagagcgacgcaaagagctggaagagcgACGAAAAGCTTTGAGCGGGACTAGcttgagagaagatgagaaagcggagagggagttggatTCGCCTATACCCTTAGTGACGAGCGCGACCGAATCGGCTGTAAGCTCGAGAGATGTCAAAATGTCCTCGCAGCCTTCGAgtgggatggaggaggatagAGATGGGGTGTTGAAGGCGAGATTGACCGGCAATTGG TCGATTGCCTTGCTCTATGAAGCGAGGATACGAAAGGTCCTGGTGTCAGTCGGGATCATCTCAGATTTGGCTAGTCGACAACGGCCAATACGGAGTGTAGGATTGGAAGTGCAGTACTTCTCGTGA